In Felis catus isolate Fca126 chromosome B1, F.catus_Fca126_mat1.0, whole genome shotgun sequence, the sequence CAGCTTCCCGGCCGACCGGAGGCTCCAGCGCGAGCTGTTCCCCGAGCTGGCCAGGCTGGTGTATTTGCTGCAGCCGCCAGCGCCCTCCTCCCAGCCCGGCCCGGACGGGCGGCCGCTCGCAGGGTCGCCCGGCCCAGCGCTCACGTCCTCCAGAACAAGTCGCGGAGGCTCCCAGCCTTCGATCTCATCTGGCTTCTTCGACTGTATGTTCTGTTTTAAACCCAAATTGTCCCAAAATCCCgatttcttctctgtcttcagctcttccCTCAACCGTAAGTTAGCTCTGCGGGAGACAAGAGGGCAAGTGTCGGTGGCCGCGGCCCTCAGGGCCTCAAGCAGGGTCTGCTGTATACACAGAACATTCTTTGGTGAAAACTTTAAATCATTTAGAAGGGGAACACAAACCTGCAGTGTCAAACTTGAAAGTCAGAAAAGAAAGTCCCTACACGTCAGAGAAACCAAAGGCCGTATTTTAAGGAGACATGCCAGGCGGCACACAGGCAGGGAGCTGGCTCCCAGGGAGACACTCGAGTGTTTTGAGTGCAACAAGAAACGCGGGGTCAAATTCAGAAACACAGGGATGGACATTCCTCTTACCAAATCGGTCTTCAGCAGGTTTATCACACTTAGCAAGCTTGGCTGAAGCGCTGAGTGGGGAACTCGTGGAAACCATGCCCCGTGAAGACGGGACACtgcggcgggggggggtgggggggtggggggggggcggcgcggAGCACCAGGATGTGTGCGTTGCGGGCTGGTCCCACAGCCCGACTGGACCGAGGGGCCCGCGCACACAGTCCAGCCACGGAGGCGTGCGGAGAGGTCACGGCCAGGGTGCCGCCCAGGCGTCCTCGGGCCTCAACTGAGCACCTGGTCTGCGGTCCGGCTCACAGAAACTCCCCTCCAGTCAGACGTGCCGATGGCAATACCACTTAACTGTTGCTGAATTTGGTATTTTCGTgtttaaatacacttttttagAATTTCAGTTACGGTAAACGTCAATGTGTCagtttaaatatattcaattttccAAAATCTTTTACAGTTCACCAGTCCtttgcatttttaacttttttcccttgattttttAAAGCTAGAATATCTCCAGCACGGCTACAGGCCCTGGAAGGCTAACGCGTTCCACTTACAATTCTGAGTTCAAGAGCTTGTCTGAGGAAATGCCTTCTTCCACTTTTCCATAACCTCTCAAAAGGTCCTTCTAGCCACCCTTGTGACCTTCTcccagaaaaacattttactcGTTTTGTCTCCTGAATGTCAAAACTAGTACAACCCACTTCTGTCTACTCCCTGGGGAAGGAAACCCTCCTATCTGCCCGCGAGACGGAGGGACGGACCACAGTTTTGAGGTAATGTCATCTGTGGCACCTGCCTCCCTGGAGACCATAGCACTTGAACCCACGGACACTTACCCTTTGGACTTGGGGGATTTACATCTTTCAAGCAGGTGCTGTTCATCGTCTTTATTAAACAGAGAAGTCACTTCCTTCCAGCCTCGGAAGCTTGCTCCCTGAACCTAGTAAGAggttagaaaaagataaaatctgaGGTAGTAAATAAACAGTAACCATGGAGCTTGAAGTTAGAAAAGAAACCAGCACGGCCTGCCTTCCTCCGCCGTGTCTGCACACGGGCAGTTCCCCCCGGCTGTAGGTGACCACAGAGGTCACACACATGGCACCCGCGACCAGCATGTCCAGGCCGCCCAACTTCACAGCACGTTGTAAGAATCCCTCGCCGAggtcaagtgagatttatccctgggatgtgAGAATGGTTCAAATATGCAAGTTGATAAACACAGTCCTTCACAAATGAaagaatcaaaggaaacaatcttaCCTcagtagatgcaaaaaaaaagtatttaacaaaatgcAACACCCACTCATgattaaaaactcaacaaattcgGTATAGAAGGAACAGAACAACCGAGTAAAGGTACTAAATGACAAGGCCACAGCTAACATCgcactcaatggtgaaaggccGAAAGCTTCTCTCAGATCAAACACGAAACAAGGATGCTCACCCCTGTTCAACCTAGCAATGGATGTCCTAGCTAGGGCAACTGgacaaggaaaaggaggaaggggcgTCAGAACTGGAAAGGATTATGTGAAACTGTCTCTGTTTGCAGAATACATGATTTTATACACAGAAAACCCCAGACTCCAGCAAACCACTGTCCGGTCTAATCCACGACTTCAGTGCATCTGCAGCGTGCAAATTGACACTCAGAATTCAGTAACCTTTCTTTATGTTAACAGtgaattttctaaaaaggaaataaaatgctcccctttacaacagcatcaaaaacaataaactactTAACAATAAATTTAATCAACCGGTGAAAGagctctacactgaaaactacaagacactggcgaaagaaaagtgaagaggacaggaagagagagtatCCTCTGT encodes:
- the TDRP gene encoding testis development-related protein: MWKLSRSRVLLDEPPEDEDGLQGGPPPAAASAASAQVQGASFRGWKEVTSLFNKDDEQHLLERCKSPKSKGANLRLREELKTEKKSGFWDNLGLKQNIQSKKPDEIEGWEPPRLVLEDVSAGPGDPASGRPSGPGWEEGAGGCSKYTSLASSGNSSRWSLRSAGKLVGIRRQSRGHLTDDWEELE